The following proteins are encoded in a genomic region of Saccharopolyspora antimicrobica:
- a CDS encoding zinc finger protein: MSGFLKYAWRPVTGGRHAFPIAATKTPHGEKVEAYCGVKAPASELHDRSEVDWVRERSCMKCWRHLADKGP; this comes from the coding sequence ATGTCTGGCTTTCTGAAGTACGCGTGGCGTCCGGTCACGGGCGGCCGTCACGCTTTCCCCATCGCAGCAACGAAAACTCCTCACGGCGAGAAGGTCGAGGCCTACTGCGGGGTCAAGGCTCCCGCGTCAGAGCTGCATGATCGGTCCGAAGTGGACTGGGTGCGTGAGCGCTCGTGCATGAAGTGCTGGCGCCATCTCGCTGACAAGGGCCCGTGA
- a CDS encoding helix-turn-helix domain-containing protein, which yields MTTARSRGLGAELRRLRKDADLRLEELAEQCGWSRATLGRIEAGTKVPSETETALILKTLDIKGVERARVLQLAEDIHRPHWWEIGSPGLPQQLLALLEFERSAIEIIDLSIGFVPGLLQIADYTRAIMVAGGLKDSDVESRVALRLGRQRVLTGKKPVKFHALIDESVLHRPIGGYEVMAEQLSHIARMSRRPHITIQVIPYALGAHVGLNGNQLIMQFERQRTIVYLEHRRVGTFLDDPVETPPFVESVANLAKAALSPHRSAELIAEHAKSMEESHGSDHELAEVQLQR from the coding sequence ATGACGACAGCACGTTCCCGCGGTCTGGGCGCGGAGCTTCGGAGGCTCCGCAAGGATGCTGACCTGCGGCTGGAGGAACTGGCAGAGCAGTGCGGTTGGTCGAGAGCGACGCTCGGCCGAATCGAAGCCGGGACCAAAGTTCCCTCAGAAACTGAGACAGCACTCATCCTGAAAACACTCGACATCAAGGGGGTCGAACGGGCGCGCGTCCTCCAGCTCGCCGAGGACATCCACAGGCCGCACTGGTGGGAGATCGGCAGTCCAGGACTGCCCCAGCAACTCCTGGCGCTGCTGGAGTTCGAACGCAGCGCAATCGAGATCATCGATCTGTCGATCGGCTTCGTGCCAGGCTTGCTTCAGATCGCGGACTACACGCGCGCGATCATGGTTGCCGGTGGCCTCAAGGACAGCGACGTCGAATCAAGGGTCGCGCTACGACTCGGCCGACAGAGGGTCCTGACCGGGAAGAAGCCCGTGAAGTTCCACGCCCTGATCGATGAGTCGGTTCTGCACCGACCGATCGGAGGCTACGAAGTGATGGCAGAACAGCTAAGTCACATCGCGCGGATGTCGAGACGTCCGCACATCACGATCCAAGTGATCCCTTACGCCCTAGGGGCGCACGTCGGCCTGAACGGCAACCAGCTGATCATGCAGTTCGAGAGGCAGCGGACCATCGTCTATTTGGAGCATCGTCGCGTTGGTACGTTCCTGGACGATCCAGTCGAGACTCCCCCGTTCGTCGAGTCCGTGGCTAACCTGGCCAAGGCAGCGTTGAGCCCTCACCGATCTGCCGAACTGATCGCTGAGCACGCAAAATCGATGGAGGAGAGCCATGGCTCCGATCATGAACTGGCGGAAGTCCAGCTACAGCGGTGA
- a CDS encoding DUF397 domain-containing protein — MAPIMNWRKSSYSGEEGNCVEVGASSEAVGVRDTKDRDGGTLMFPTAAWGGFLRSLKAERFG, encoded by the coding sequence ATGGCTCCGATCATGAACTGGCGGAAGTCCAGCTACAGCGGTGAAGAGGGGAACTGCGTCGAGGTCGGTGCCAGCTCCGAGGCTGTCGGCGTCCGGGACACCAAGGACCGCGACGGCGGCACGCTGATGTTCCCGACGGCTGCTTGGGGCGGGTTCTTACGCAGCCTGAAGGCTGAGCGGTTCGGGTGA
- a CDS encoding sacsin N-terminal ATP-binding-like domain-containing protein: protein MNETDVFGTAELRRAVLQSWEASPTRFREDANAEEDLRLGGYRDRLLVELAQNAADAAGTGGALRVELSGGELRVANTGAPLTADGVAALASLRASAKREGTSIGRFGVGFAAVLAVSDEPSVVSTTGGVAFSAARTRDAVAQLPGPAEELAKRSGEVPVLRLPWPVVGQPPAGFDTEVRLPLRADVDADALLAEFTDQAPDLLLALPALSEISIGAQTWRREDLDADRLVVHGPVRSDRWLVHRASGTLGEAALAGLGVEARHAAEWRLTWAVPLDDDGTPIPLAEDVLHAPTPTEERLSLPARLLASVPVEPDRRRVAASAAADSVLTFATECYPALVEKIEPEHRTALVPLAGFPLSDVDDKLRQGVTDRLRVSAWLPAANGKPVAPLESRVLEYVSPELVELLADVVPGLLEADFADASHRRSLLVLEVRRLAAAEIVEAVTGLQRPPHWWYRLYDALTPIEGADPVAREEFTALPVPLADGRTVSGVRDVLLSQRDADPDPAAVLSTLDISGLRIAHPDATHPLLEKLGAHPAGPAELLDAPSLEDAVRSSVSDARAGVDVRPLAEAVLQLVSNTYPREWLGALALPDETGDFRRADELLLPEAALLEVLDEQYIGEDGPLAVLDEDFAAEWSTELLRSIGVLDTFAVQVEEDPLEPDEDFPDIHLWWAEQEAAQPESWPPPRFVGIRDLDLVADEAWPAALRLLAQHPETLRALREPRSYSVWWIERYALLAGAPPRTWRLPEAEELAGLYDPVPDVDLDAEHLRLAGVRDELKVEDTDDAADLLERLGDPDRTVRAGTALRAHQALAEAVACRTIDPSEIDPPEMVRSVSGAVVSTGRAVVLDEPWMLSVVEAPLVIAGGSPDQFDAEALAELLDLPLASEENTMQVVGEGRTQRWPEVARVPASCELLGIPLPTGQITLHDSLRVRSSAGEQRVHWWVENTGGVHAERTPDGLARALAWAAGAWHERFALTALLADPEATTLLR from the coding sequence GTGAACGAAACGGACGTTTTCGGCACGGCCGAGCTCAGGCGGGCCGTGCTGCAGTCCTGGGAGGCTTCGCCGACCAGGTTCCGCGAGGACGCGAACGCCGAGGAGGACCTGCGGCTCGGCGGCTACCGCGATCGCCTGCTGGTCGAGCTCGCCCAGAACGCCGCCGACGCCGCGGGCACCGGCGGTGCGCTGCGCGTCGAGCTCAGCGGCGGTGAGCTGCGGGTCGCCAACACCGGCGCACCGCTGACCGCCGACGGCGTCGCGGCGCTGGCCTCGCTGCGGGCTTCGGCCAAGCGCGAGGGCACCTCGATCGGCCGGTTCGGCGTCGGGTTCGCCGCCGTGCTGGCGGTCTCCGACGAGCCGAGCGTGGTGTCCACGACCGGCGGTGTCGCGTTCTCCGCCGCGCGGACCAGGGACGCGGTGGCGCAGCTGCCCGGCCCGGCCGAGGAGCTGGCCAAGCGCTCCGGCGAGGTGCCGGTCCTGCGGCTGCCGTGGCCGGTGGTCGGTCAGCCGCCCGCGGGCTTCGACACCGAGGTGCGGTTGCCGCTGCGCGCGGACGTCGACGCGGACGCGCTGCTGGCCGAGTTCACCGATCAGGCACCCGACCTGCTGCTCGCGCTGCCCGCGCTGAGCGAGATCAGCATCGGCGCGCAGACCTGGCGCCGCGAAGACCTGGACGCGGACCGGCTGGTCGTGCACGGCCCGGTCCGCAGCGACCGCTGGCTGGTGCACCGCGCCTCGGGCACGTTGGGCGAAGCCGCGCTGGCCGGTCTGGGCGTGGAGGCCCGGCACGCCGCGGAATGGCGCTTGACCTGGGCCGTTCCGCTGGACGACGACGGCACTCCGATCCCGCTGGCCGAGGACGTGCTGCACGCGCCGACGCCGACCGAGGAGCGGCTGTCGCTGCCGGCCCGACTGCTGGCGAGCGTGCCGGTGGAGCCGGACCGGCGGCGGGTCGCGGCCTCCGCCGCCGCGGATTCGGTGCTGACCTTCGCCACCGAGTGCTATCCCGCGCTCGTCGAGAAGATCGAGCCCGAGCACCGGACGGCCCTGGTGCCGCTCGCCGGATTCCCGCTGTCCGATGTGGACGACAAGCTGCGGCAGGGCGTGACCGACCGGCTGCGCGTCTCGGCGTGGCTGCCCGCGGCGAACGGGAAGCCGGTCGCGCCGCTGGAATCGCGGGTCCTCGAATACGTCTCCCCGGAGCTGGTGGAGCTGCTCGCGGACGTGGTGCCCGGCCTGCTGGAAGCCGACTTCGCCGATGCGAGCCACCGCAGGTCGCTGCTCGTGCTGGAGGTCCGGCGGCTGGCCGCCGCGGAGATCGTCGAAGCGGTCACCGGCCTGCAGCGCCCGCCGCACTGGTGGTACCGCCTCTACGACGCGCTGACGCCGATCGAGGGCGCGGATCCGGTGGCGCGCGAGGAGTTCACCGCGCTGCCCGTGCCGCTGGCCGACGGCCGCACGGTCAGCGGTGTGCGCGACGTGCTGCTCAGCCAGCGCGACGCCGACCCGGACCCGGCGGCCGTGCTGTCCACACTGGACATCTCTGGCCTGCGCATCGCCCACCCCGACGCCACGCACCCGTTGCTGGAGAAGCTGGGCGCGCACCCGGCGGGACCGGCGGAGCTGCTGGACGCGCCGTCGCTGGAAGACGCCGTGCGCAGCAGTGTTTCCGACGCTCGTGCCGGTGTCGACGTGCGCCCGCTGGCCGAAGCGGTGCTGCAGCTCGTCTCGAACACCTACCCGCGCGAGTGGCTCGGCGCGCTGGCGCTGCCCGACGAAACCGGTGACTTCCGCCGCGCCGACGAGCTGCTGCTGCCGGAAGCGGCGCTGCTGGAAGTGCTGGACGAGCAGTACATCGGCGAGGACGGGCCGCTGGCGGTGCTCGACGAGGACTTCGCGGCCGAGTGGTCGACCGAGCTGCTGCGCTCGATCGGCGTGCTGGACACCTTCGCGGTGCAGGTCGAGGAAGACCCGCTGGAGCCCGACGAGGACTTCCCGGACATCCACCTGTGGTGGGCGGAGCAGGAGGCGGCGCAGCCGGAGAGCTGGCCGCCGCCGAGGTTCGTCGGCATCCGCGACCTGGACCTGGTCGCCGACGAAGCGTGGCCCGCCGCGCTGCGCCTGCTGGCACAGCACCCGGAAACCCTGCGTGCGCTGCGAGAACCCCGCAGCTACTCGGTCTGGTGGATCGAGCGGTACGCGCTGCTCGCCGGCGCCCCGCCGCGCACCTGGCGGCTCCCGGAAGCCGAAGAGCTGGCGGGCCTGTACGACCCGGTGCCGGACGTGGACCTGGATGCTGAGCACCTGCGGTTGGCAGGCGTGCGTGACGAGCTCAAGGTCGAGGACACCGACGACGCAGCTGACCTCCTGGAGCGCCTAGGCGACCCGGATCGCACCGTGCGCGCCGGAACCGCCCTGCGCGCCCACCAGGCGCTGGCGGAGGCCGTGGCGTGCCGGACGATCGACCCGTCCGAGATCGACCCGCCGGAGATGGTGCGTTCGGTGTCGGGCGCGGTGGTCAGCACCGGCCGGGCGGTGGTGCTCGACGAGCCGTGGATGCTGAGCGTCGTGGAAGCGCCGCTGGTGATCGCCGGAGGCAGCCCGGACCAGTTCGACGCCGAAGCCCTCGCGGAGCTCCTGGACCTCCCGCTGGCCTCGGAGGAGAACACGATGCAGGTGGTCGGCGAGGGCCGAACCCAGCGCTGGCCGGAGGTGGCCCGCGTCCCGGCGTCCTGCGAACTCCTCGGAATCCCGCTGCCGACCGGCCAGATCACCCTCCACGACAGCCTCCGCGTCCGCTCCTCGGCAGGGGAGCAGCGAGTCCACTGGTGGGTGGAGAACACGGGCGGAGTCCACGCGGAGCGAACCCCGGACGGCCTGGCCAGAGCCCTGGCCTGGGCGGCAGGAGCCTGGCACGAGCGCTTCGCCCTGACGGCCCTCCTAGCGGACCCGGAAGCAACAACCCTGCTGCGCTGA
- a CDS encoding DUF3027 domain-containing protein, whose product MLAVVLRWYYRRARNHPEGEHHAAENTSSQEQSHPESLTRATAPATAYGTIEPVTPMPAPMTSPGADAPFEDAGQYEPEPLNPELAAAEDVARAAAEDEAKPGDDPIGSPVLTLDTEAAAPVGAHVGVEPEGPHAATHFFESNYPGYVGWRWAVTVASVGPGEPVTVSEVVLLPGPTALTAPDWVPWSERVQPGDLGPGDLLPTGPDDVRLAPGYLASDDPAVEDVAQEVGLGRKRVLSHEGRLEAAERWHSGDFGPRADIARSAPGACGTCGFFLKLAGSMGGAFGVCANEFSPGDGRVVSVEFGCGAHSEVEVDTSSTVPVAEIVYDDASLDFEPRG is encoded by the coding sequence GTGCTGGCCGTTGTGCTGCGCTGGTACTACCGGCGCGCACGCAACCACCCCGAAGGCGAGCACCACGCCGCAGAGAACACGTCGAGCCAGGAGCAGTCGCACCCCGAAAGCTTGACACGGGCGACTGCACCGGCGACCGCGTACGGCACAATCGAGCCTGTGACGCCTATGCCTGCTCCGATGACCAGCCCAGGCGCGGATGCCCCGTTCGAGGACGCCGGGCAGTACGAGCCGGAGCCCCTGAACCCGGAGCTCGCCGCGGCGGAGGACGTCGCGCGAGCTGCGGCGGAGGACGAGGCCAAGCCGGGGGACGACCCGATCGGCTCGCCCGTGCTGACCCTGGACACCGAGGCCGCGGCCCCGGTGGGGGCGCACGTCGGCGTCGAGCCGGAGGGTCCGCACGCGGCGACGCACTTCTTCGAGTCGAACTACCCGGGCTACGTCGGCTGGCGCTGGGCGGTCACCGTCGCCAGCGTCGGACCGGGCGAGCCGGTGACCGTCAGCGAGGTCGTGCTGCTGCCGGGCCCGACGGCGCTGACCGCACCCGACTGGGTGCCGTGGAGCGAGCGGGTGCAGCCGGGCGATCTCGGCCCCGGCGACCTGCTGCCGACCGGCCCGGACGACGTGCGGCTCGCGCCCGGCTACCTGGCCAGCGACGACCCGGCGGTCGAGGACGTCGCGCAGGAAGTCGGCCTCGGCCGCAAGCGGGTGCTCAGCCACGAGGGCCGGCTGGAGGCCGCGGAGCGCTGGCACAGCGGTGACTTCGGGCCGCGCGCCGACATCGCCCGCTCGGCCCCGGGGGCCTGCGGGACCTGCGGTTTCTTCCTGAAGCTGGCCGGCTCGATGGGCGGTGCCTTCGGCGTGTGCGCCAACGAGTTCTCGCCCGGCGACGGCCGGGTGGTCAGCGTCGAGTTCGGGTGCGGTGCGCACTCCGAGGTCGAGGTCGACACCTCCTCGACGGTGCCGGTGGCCGAGATCGTCTACGACGACGCCTCCCTCGACTTCGAGCCGCGCGGGTGA
- a CDS encoding glutaminyl-peptide cyclotransferase — MRLLLARRVLCGVVLAFGVVACAPVVPAQHNGQHDGEQTDQGVGHAGSLPHLRAEVIRVLPHDRSSFTQGLEIAGGTLYEGTGMKGESLLRATDLATGELRREVELPDDLFGEGITVTGDRIWQLTWQEGVALERDRESLAELRRVEYPGEGWGLCSDGARLVMSDGSDRLTFRDPVTFEPTGSVDVRAAGAPVEELNELECVGGQVWANIWGSEEIVRIDPATGQVTAVVDASGLLSPEQRPGTDVLNGIAAVPGTDEFLLTGKYWPALFRVRFVPA, encoded by the coding sequence GTGCGACTGCTCCTGGCTCGACGTGTTCTCTGCGGCGTGGTGCTCGCCTTCGGGGTGGTTGCGTGCGCGCCGGTAGTACCAGCGCAGCACAACGGCCAGCACGACGGCGAGCAGACCGATCAGGGCGTTGGGCACGCGGGAAGCCTGCCACACCTTCGAGCTGAGGTGATCCGCGTGCTCCCGCACGACCGCTCCTCGTTCACTCAGGGCCTGGAAATCGCTGGTGGCACCCTCTACGAAGGCACCGGGATGAAGGGCGAGTCGCTGCTGCGCGCCACCGACCTCGCCACCGGCGAACTGCGCCGCGAGGTCGAGCTCCCGGACGATCTCTTCGGTGAGGGCATCACCGTCACGGGTGACCGTATCTGGCAGCTCACCTGGCAGGAAGGGGTCGCGCTGGAGCGGGACCGGGAATCCCTGGCCGAATTGCGCCGAGTGGAGTACCCCGGCGAGGGCTGGGGGCTGTGCTCCGACGGCGCGCGCCTGGTGATGAGCGACGGCAGCGACCGGCTGACCTTCCGCGACCCGGTGACCTTCGAGCCGACCGGATCGGTGGACGTGCGGGCGGCGGGCGCGCCGGTCGAGGAGCTCAACGAGCTGGAGTGCGTCGGCGGCCAGGTGTGGGCGAACATCTGGGGCAGCGAGGAGATCGTGCGCATCGACCCGGCGACCGGGCAGGTGACGGCGGTGGTGGACGCCTCCGGCCTGCTCAGCCCGGAGCAGCGGCCGGGCACCGACGTGCTCAACGGCATCGCGGCCGTGCCGGGCACCGACGAATTCCTGCTGACC